The Sorghum bicolor cultivar BTx623 chromosome 6, Sorghum_bicolor_NCBIv3, whole genome shotgun sequence genome contains the following window.
CTGGACCAGTCTATTCCTAGCACCTATTATTAAGAATATTATCCTTTGAAGATTTTAATACAAAATTATAATTTAAATTAATTGATTTGTGTCTGATGTGAGAGAAACTTATATGAAAAAGATCACAATAGCAAATAATGGTTTAATGCAGCAAACTGTCAATCTCTACCGCAGTTAGGCGTGAAAGGGGACTGCATCTACCAATACACTTCCCCTTTTGTAGCAGTAACATTACCCAGAATCAGACTCTGCATGATAGGTCAGCTATATTTTAAACACCAAGTCAGTTGGTTTCTGGTTTTGATTCCTCAGATATACTGCAGAAACCAATACACGATGGATGCCATTGCTGTAGACAAGTATATGATAGTAGCAACTAGCAAGTAGCAGTCACTGCATCACTTTAGAGTAATAGAAGCAGAACTATCCAAAACGAAACAGAATGTTAAATCATGCAATGATGCAAACACCAATCCTTACACTGCAATACCAATAATGGAATAAATATCAATCTGATTTACCTTTGGATGAGATTTCATCATCGTCCATTGGAAGAACTGGAAGAGGGTATGGAGGAACACTAGGCCTACCAGCCATATGGACAGGTGGTTTTGATGAAGAATCTGAAACCTTCTCCTGCATCAATGGGTAGCTGTCAGTGCAAATCtcttatttaaggagtgtgtaaTAGGAACACACACACATATTGTGACACTGTCAACCAGATATCTGTTTTGTGTGGAAATTACTGCAACAATTGATACTCTAGGCTGCATTGTAACATTTATTTAAATGGAGTACAGTCAGGAAAATATTTGAAAACCTTTTTGTCCTTGCTTTTCTTAGACGAGCTGTGatcctctttctttcttttggcACTCTCCTTTTTCTGCAGGATCAACAAATTCTCTCAAATCATTTCTGAAACCTAAAGACTAAAGAGGCCAGGCATCATGACACTATGAATGCTAAGTCTTATCTTACATTCATCCATCGGCAGCGCAAGGCTACATCCCGAACTGTTTTCTCTGGCAACTTCATCGCAATTTTTGCATAACGTACCACAGGTAAATCGGATGCATACCTGAGAGCAAACGCCGAGAAACATTAATGGAAACATAAGGTAAAAAATTAAGGAACTCACTGTTAACAGGCCTTCACGGTGCTATCCAAACATTCTACTTGCAACATCAAAATGCAAGCCTGTACACCTGATGCTACAGTCATTTTGAGCGCTGACTTGCGCGTAAGATTTGTGTTATATAACTAACAAGAGTTCCCATGCTTTGCAGTATATCAGAATAAAGCAAGTGTGAAGAGTGAACAAAGGGCAAACATTATCCACTTGCATCAAAAAGTCAAAGTTGGATTAACTAGGATTACGTTGCAAGGAGAAGCATTAGCATGAGAAATTGGCTAGGGATAAGTTTGCTAAAAGGAGGCCATCGAGTGTTGCGATCTATGCCTATGCAGGTACAATCTCACTGAATTGGTAATCACATAACACAAGCGTTGCTTAATTGCTCAAATTACCAGTCAATTCTATCCAATAGTCAGAATTCAGAAATAAAAGCAACCGTCTAACTCGAATTGCGGCCTTGCGGGGCTCCCAAACCCGCAAAACCCAGAAATCCGGCGGACTCACTTGACCAGCAGCTCGTCGAGGATGGCCTGCTCCTCCGGCGACCACTCCCGCGCCAGGCCAGGGTCGTGCCgaagcgccgccgccgtgccgccgttgCTAGGGTtagctccccctccccctccccctcctcctcctccgccgccgccggagtggGACCCGTTCTGTGCGGCGGTGCTCGCCGGCGGCGGGTGGCCGTTGGCGCCCATGGCCCCCACAATTGGCGCGAGAATGTTTCGCGGCTCGCTTCGAGAACCTGCTGCTCCGGGCCGAGACGCCGAGTAGGTGGTGGGGAACGGGAGCCGCTCTCCTCTTCGTCGTGCGGCGAGTGGATGAGGAATAAAAAAGGGGGTTTCCGTGTCTTTTTTGGGGGTTCGTTTTGATCGAAATGGGGATTTTGTAGCTTCTGCAGCTTGTTTGTTCGCAAGGTACGTACGATGTACCGTTTTAGTTTCCCTATTTGGATTTTTACTTAAAAAAATACTCCTACCTGTGCATAGTGCCAGAAAACTTCTAATTTACTGTATGGTTTCCCTTACCTAAACCACTACCAAATACCCTGAGCATTTCAGTTTTTCCGTCTTGTTTTTTCGGTTTGGTTTTGGGCatacagttttttttttgtgtgtgtgtaaaATTGTCATGAAGTTCCTTGAAACGACGTGTAGGTCGTCAAATttctatactccctccgttcataaaagagtcaatttctagagttgtcctaagtcaaattttttaaactttgaccaaatttctagaaaaaaatgcaaagatttatagtatcaaattagtattattagattcatcatagaatatatttttatataatgtgcattttatattatagatgttgttactcttttctataaggttagtcaaactttaaaaagtttgactagcACGGatcctagaaattgattctttcgtggacagagggagtatgtcCAAGTCCAACCTAGTCAGGGAGTTCCAGTGACACCTCCATCAAA
Protein-coding sequences here:
- the LOC8060197 gene encoding uncharacterized protein LOC8060197: MGANGHPPPASTAAQNGSHSGGGGGGGGGGGGGANPSNGGTAAALRHDPGLAREWSPEEQAILDELLVKYASDLPVVRYAKIAMKLPEKTVRDVALRCRWMNKKESAKRKKEDHSSSKKSKDKKEKVSDSSSKPPVHMAGRPSVPPYPLPVLPMDDDEISSKAIGGPTGEILETNAQVLSQISSNLSNMQIQDNISLLCQTRDNILRVLKEINDAPEIMKQMPPLPVKINEDLVNSLLPRPTVPMQ